The following are encoded together in the Bradyrhizobium algeriense genome:
- a CDS encoding LLM class flavin-dependent oxidoreductase, with product MPARIIGMIGTQQEGVAVHLIKGQISREWVIDFTRLHEQWNYDSVLVGYYASAAEGFAIALYAADHTERIKFLIAHRPGSVAPALAARQVATFDQLTQGRMALHIIAGTSDADQASEGDFLPKNDRYRRAGEYLDVMRKLWSSDSPIDHHGEFYRVEGGYSDIKPFQQPCPQLFFGGSSEGALEMGARHCDVFAIFGEPLKETRERVQDFRRRAAAFGRSVGFNMSLRPIMAEAEGAAWDKANALLADVERKTGAAPQPTNHSAERLLGYAARGDVHDERLWMGIARATGAPGNTSCLVGTPEQIAAAVLEYYRLGIHSFLLRGFENPHDTIAIGRDLIPLIKQGALAIDQQAEAAE from the coding sequence ATGCCCGCAAGAATCATCGGAATGATCGGCACCCAGCAGGAAGGCGTCGCGGTTCACCTGATCAAGGGACAGATATCGCGGGAGTGGGTGATCGACTTCACCCGTCTGCACGAGCAGTGGAACTATGATTCTGTTCTCGTTGGATATTACGCGTCCGCCGCCGAAGGTTTTGCGATTGCGCTTTATGCCGCCGACCACACCGAGCGGATCAAGTTCCTGATCGCGCACCGCCCGGGCTCGGTGGCGCCGGCGCTGGCGGCGCGGCAGGTCGCGACCTTCGACCAGCTCACGCAAGGGCGGATGGCGCTGCATATCATCGCCGGCACCAGCGACGCGGACCAGGCCAGCGAGGGCGACTTCCTGCCCAAGAATGACCGTTACCGCCGCGCCGGCGAGTATCTGGACGTGATGCGGAAGCTCTGGAGCAGCGACAGCCCGATCGACCACCACGGCGAGTTCTACCGGGTCGAGGGCGGCTATTCCGACATCAAGCCGTTTCAGCAGCCCTGCCCCCAGCTGTTCTTCGGCGGTTCATCGGAAGGCGCGCTGGAGATGGGCGCGCGGCATTGCGACGTGTTCGCGATCTTCGGCGAGCCGCTCAAGGAGACGCGGGAGCGGGTGCAGGATTTCCGGAGGCGCGCCGCCGCCTTCGGGCGCAGCGTCGGCTTCAACATGTCGCTGCGGCCGATCATGGCGGAAGCCGAAGGCGCGGCGTGGGACAAGGCCAACGCCCTGCTGGCGGATGTCGAGCGCAAGACCGGCGCCGCGCCGCAGCCGACCAACCATTCCGCCGAACGCCTGCTCGGCTACGCCGCGCGCGGCGACGTGCATGACGAGCGGCTGTGGATGGGGATCGCGCGCGCCACCGGCGCACCCGGCAATACCTCATGCCTGGTCGGAACGCCCGAGCAGATCGCGGCAGCGGTGCTGGAATATTACCGGCTCGGCATTCACTCCTTCCTGCTGCGCGGCTTTGAGAACCCGCACGACACGATAGCGATCGGCCGCGACTTGATTCCACTCATCAAGCAAGGCGCGCTTGCGATCGACCAGCAGGCTGAAGCGGCCGAATAG
- a CDS encoding helix-turn-helix transcriptional regulator has protein sequence MITAAQLRAARVLLGIDQRRLAKLSGLSVPTIQRMEASETMVRGNVDSLVKLITALENAGIELIDDGANSDGGGRGVRLKARSEDRAEDKTSGGARTRK, from the coding sequence ATGATCACTGCAGCTCAATTGCGGGCTGCCAGAGTGCTTCTCGGCATCGATCAGCGGCGGCTCGCAAAACTATCGGGGCTTTCGGTGCCGACCATCCAACGCATGGAAGCGAGTGAGACCATGGTTCGGGGCAATGTCGATTCGCTGGTGAAACTGATCACCGCGCTCGAGAATGCCGGCATCGAATTGATCGACGACGGGGCAAACAGCGACGGCGGCGGGCGCGGCGTGCGGCTCAAGGCCCGTTCCGAAGATCGCGCGGAAGACAAGACATCGGGCGGAGCGAGGACGCGCAAATAA
- the hyfB gene encoding hydrogenase 4 subunit B has product MSAVALQMVCVAGLLGLAVLAIVLGRSKISTAVIYGATLAVSAIAWAGALRSLLGGADATALTLPVGLPWLGAHFRLDALASFFLVVINLGGASASLYGLGYGHHDPAPHRVLPFFPAFLAGMNLVVLADDAFSYLLCWEFMSLASWALVMAHHRERGNAKAGYVYLVMASFGTLALLLAFGLLAGPAGDYGFAAIRAAQHTPYAATLVLILMLLGAGSKAGLVPLHVWLPLAHPAAPSHVSALMSGVMTKVAIYGFIRVMFDLLGQPNWLASVVVLFLGSITAVMGILYAMMEKDLKRLLAYSTIENIGIVFVSLGLAMAFQANGLKAAAALAFTAALFHALNHSFFKSLLFFGAGAVLTATGERDMDKLGGLIHRMPFTSFVVLVGCVAISALPPFNGFVSEWLIFQAVLQSPELPQWALKIMVPAVGAMLALAAALAAACFVKTYGVTFLGRPRGVAAETAGEVDRFSLAAMFILAALCLLAGILPGLAIDALAPVATQILGSRMPAQTGQAWLSIVPIAESRSSYNGLLVMMFITAAASLAVYFIHRFASHALRRGPAWGCGFSDATPAAQYSAVSFAQPIRRVFGTLVFHARDHVTMPPPGDLRPARLRIELHDLVWSGIYAPIADALGFLSTRLNRLQFLTIRRYLSLVFATLVTLLLVLAIWS; this is encoded by the coding sequence ATGTCGGCCGTCGCCCTGCAAATGGTCTGTGTCGCCGGATTGCTCGGCTTGGCTGTGCTGGCGATCGTTCTGGGCCGGTCGAAGATCTCCACAGCCGTCATCTACGGCGCGACGCTTGCCGTATCGGCGATTGCATGGGCCGGCGCGTTGCGCAGCCTGCTTGGCGGCGCCGATGCCACCGCGCTCACCCTGCCGGTCGGATTGCCGTGGCTCGGTGCCCATTTCCGTCTCGACGCACTGGCCTCGTTCTTTCTCGTCGTCATCAATTTGGGTGGGGCGTCGGCAAGTCTCTATGGCCTCGGCTACGGCCATCATGACCCCGCGCCGCATCGCGTGCTGCCGTTCTTCCCCGCCTTTCTCGCCGGCATGAACCTCGTGGTGCTGGCGGACGATGCCTTCTCCTATCTGCTGTGCTGGGAATTCATGTCGCTGGCGTCGTGGGCGCTGGTCATGGCCCACCATCGCGAACGGGGCAACGCCAAGGCCGGCTATGTCTATCTGGTGATGGCAAGCTTCGGCACGCTCGCCTTGCTGCTCGCGTTCGGCCTGCTGGCGGGTCCGGCGGGAGATTACGGCTTTGCCGCCATTCGCGCCGCGCAGCACACGCCATACGCGGCGACGCTGGTGCTGATCCTGATGCTGCTCGGCGCCGGCTCGAAGGCCGGCCTGGTGCCGTTGCATGTCTGGCTGCCGCTCGCCCATCCGGCCGCGCCGAGCCACGTTTCCGCGCTGATGAGCGGCGTCATGACCAAGGTCGCGATCTACGGCTTCATTCGCGTCATGTTCGATCTGCTGGGACAGCCGAACTGGCTGGCCAGCGTAGTCGTGTTGTTCCTCGGCAGCATCACCGCCGTCATGGGCATCCTTTACGCCATGATGGAGAAGGACCTGAAGCGCCTGCTGGCCTACTCCACCATCGAAAATATCGGCATCGTATTCGTCAGCCTCGGCCTCGCCATGGCATTCCAGGCGAATGGACTGAAGGCGGCGGCCGCGCTCGCCTTCACGGCCGCCTTGTTTCACGCCCTCAACCACTCCTTCTTCAAGAGCCTGCTGTTCTTCGGAGCCGGCGCCGTCCTCACGGCGACGGGCGAGCGCGACATGGACAAGCTCGGCGGCCTCATCCACCGCATGCCGTTCACGAGCTTCGTCGTCCTCGTCGGCTGCGTCGCGATCTCGGCGCTGCCGCCGTTCAACGGCTTCGTTTCGGAGTGGCTGATCTTCCAGGCCGTGCTGCAAAGTCCGGAGCTCCCACAATGGGCGCTGAAGATCATGGTGCCCGCGGTCGGCGCGATGCTTGCGCTCGCCGCCGCACTGGCCGCGGCCTGTTTCGTCAAGACCTACGGCGTAACGTTTCTCGGGCGACCGCGCGGCGTGGCGGCGGAAACCGCTGGTGAAGTCGACCGCTTCTCGCTCGCGGCCATGTTCATTCTCGCAGCGCTCTGCCTGCTGGCCGGAATCCTGCCGGGACTGGCGATCGACGCGCTAGCGCCGGTCGCCACCCAGATTCTCGGCAGCCGCATGCCGGCCCAGACGGGTCAGGCCTGGCTTTCGATCGTGCCGATCGCGGAGAGCCGCAGCTCCTACAATGGATTGCTGGTGATGATGTTCATCACGGCAGCCGCGTCGCTTGCCGTCTATTTCATTCATCGCTTCGCTTCGCACGCGCTGCGCCGGGGGCCAGCCTGGGGATGCGGTTTCTCCGACGCCACGCCTGCCGCGCAATATTCAGCCGTCAGCTTTGCGCAACCGATCCGCCGCGTGTTCGGCACGCTAGTGTTCCACGCCCGCGATCACGTCACGATGCCGCCGCCGGGAGACCTTCGGCCGGCGCGGCTCCGGATCGAATTGCACGACTTGGTCTGGAGCGGAATATATGCGCCGATCGCGGATGCCCTCGGCTTCTTGTCGACACGGCTCAATCGCCTGCAGTTCCTGACCATCCGGCGATATCTCAGCCTGGTCTTTGCCACCCTCGTCACGCTGCTGCTGGTGCTCGCGATATGGTCGTGA
- a CDS encoding respiratory chain complex I subunit 1 family protein, which yields MVVISDIIVQGVQMLLVLLLAPLLTGYVRKIKARLVRRQGASVFQPYRDLLRLLRKEVVLADNASWLFRVTPYITFAAIWVAAALVPTFATGLLFNWTADLIAIVALLGSARFFLALAGMDVGTSFGGIGSSREVMIAALAEPAMLLIVFCLALVAGSTQLSTVSHFLASSYVGLRVSLGMALVALFMVAIAENARIPVDNPATHLELTMVHEAMILEYSGRHLAMIELGAFLKLLLYVSLIACVFLPWQIALYGSGALSYTIGAGAYIAKLALAGFLLALFETATAKMRVFRVPQFLGAALMLGLLGTLLLFVSRSF from the coding sequence ATGGTCGTGATCTCCGACATCATCGTGCAAGGCGTGCAGATGCTGCTGGTGCTGCTGCTCGCCCCGCTGCTGACCGGTTACGTGCGCAAGATCAAGGCGCGGCTGGTACGACGCCAGGGCGCCTCGGTCTTTCAGCCCTATCGCGACCTGCTGCGGCTCCTGCGCAAGGAAGTGGTGCTGGCCGACAACGCATCATGGCTGTTCCGCGTCACACCCTACATCACCTTCGCGGCGATCTGGGTCGCCGCCGCCCTGGTGCCGACCTTCGCGACCGGGCTGCTGTTCAACTGGACCGCCGATCTCATTGCTATCGTTGCATTGCTCGGAAGCGCGCGCTTTTTCCTCGCGCTCGCGGGGATGGACGTCGGCACCAGTTTCGGCGGCATCGGCTCCAGCCGCGAGGTGATGATCGCAGCGCTTGCCGAGCCCGCAATGCTGCTAATCGTATTCTGTCTGGCGCTGGTCGCCGGCTCGACGCAACTCTCGACCGTCTCGCACTTCCTGGCGTCGTCCTATGTGGGGTTGCGGGTGTCGCTCGGAATGGCGCTGGTCGCGCTGTTCATGGTGGCGATCGCAGAGAACGCACGCATCCCGGTCGACAATCCGGCGACGCACCTCGAACTCACCATGGTGCATGAGGCGATGATCCTGGAATATTCGGGACGGCACCTCGCGATGATCGAACTCGGCGCTTTCCTGAAGCTGCTGCTCTACGTCTCGCTGATCGCCTGCGTGTTCCTCCCCTGGCAGATCGCGCTCTACGGCAGCGGCGCGTTGTCCTACACGATCGGCGCCGGCGCCTACATCGCCAAGCTCGCGCTTGCCGGCTTCCTGCTCGCGCTGTTCGAGACCGCTACGGCGAAGATGCGGGTGTTTCGCGTTCCGCAGTTCCTCGGCGCGGCGCTCATGCTGGGCTTGCTCGGCACCCTCCTGCTGTTCGTCTCGAGGAGTTTCTGA
- a CDS encoding DUF2889 domain-containing protein yields the protein MPLENGNKKRRLMHTRSVECEGFLRDDGLWEVEAWLRDTKPFTQRADRFRGELKPGALVHDIGLRLAIDDGMTIREAQAMMRATPYPTCTEVEPILQHLIGERIGPGWRKTVRRKIGRLETCTHLMELLGPAVTTLYQTMSYGRNPDGRDTLENQQNSGERPFFIGGCHSWRTDGPDRIPVNLGGHPQT from the coding sequence ATGCCCCTGGAAAATGGCAATAAAAAGCGCCGCCTGATGCATACGCGCTCGGTCGAATGCGAAGGCTTTCTGCGCGACGACGGGCTCTGGGAAGTCGAGGCGTGGCTGCGCGACACAAAACCCTTCACCCAGCGCGCCGATCGCTTCCGCGGCGAACTGAAGCCGGGCGCTCTCGTGCACGATATCGGCCTGCGGCTCGCCATCGACGACGGCATGACCATCCGCGAGGCGCAAGCGATGATGCGCGCGACGCCCTATCCCACCTGCACAGAGGTCGAGCCGATCCTGCAGCACCTGATCGGCGAGCGCATCGGCCCTGGCTGGCGCAAAACCGTGAGGCGCAAGATCGGCCGGCTGGAAACCTGCACGCATCTGATGGAATTGCTCGGCCCCGCCGTGACCACGCTGTACCAGACCATGTCCTACGGCAGGAATCCGGACGGCCGCGATACGCTGGAGAACCAGCAGAACTCCGGCGAGCGCCCATTCTTCATCGGCGGCTGCCATTCCTGGCGCACCGACGGCCCTGATCGGATCCCTGTGAACCTCGGCGGCCACCCCCAGACTTAA
- a CDS encoding NADPH:quinone oxidoreductase family protein — protein sequence MKAVVVDSYNSIDGTSIKEIDTPGVSKGCVRVKIGAAAVGFVDGLKVQGLYQTKDPLPFVPSTEFAGIVDAVADDVTAFKPDMPVIGMTRSGALAEYISVPSAALKHLPPQVPFEAGASFQANYLTGLYALDARASLRDGEILLVLGAAGGVGIAAVQPGKLMGARVIAAASTAEKRAFAVQFGAGQTIDYTRADWRDTLKELTGGHGPDVIFDPVGSEVALQAFRSIAWRGRHLVVGFASGTIPALAFNLPLLKGGALLGVDLAQIQKREPETHARLMAQLFDWLASGKLQPVVGKVVPFENFRDAFKTMQSRSALGKMIVKFG from the coding sequence ATGAAGGCCGTGGTTGTCGACAGCTACAATTCGATCGACGGCACCTCGATCAAGGAGATTGATACGCCCGGCGTTTCCAAAGGCTGCGTCCGCGTCAAGATCGGCGCCGCGGCGGTCGGCTTCGTCGATGGATTGAAGGTGCAAGGACTTTACCAGACCAAGGACCCGCTGCCGTTCGTGCCGAGCACAGAGTTTGCCGGCATCGTCGACGCCGTTGCCGATGACGTCACCGCGTTCAAACCGGATATGCCGGTGATCGGCATGACCCGTTCCGGCGCGCTGGCCGAATATATCTCTGTGCCATCTGCGGCGCTCAAGCACCTGCCGCCGCAGGTTCCCTTCGAGGCAGGGGCATCGTTTCAGGCCAACTATCTGACCGGGCTTTACGCGCTGGATGCCCGTGCATCGCTGCGCGACGGCGAGATATTGCTGGTGCTGGGCGCGGCCGGCGGCGTCGGCATCGCCGCCGTTCAACCCGGCAAGCTGATGGGCGCGCGGGTGATCGCAGCCGCCTCGACGGCGGAGAAGCGCGCCTTCGCGGTGCAGTTCGGCGCCGGTCAGACCATCGACTACACCAGGGCGGATTGGCGGGACACGCTCAAGGAGCTGACCGGTGGCCACGGGCCGGACGTGATTTTCGACCCCGTCGGCAGCGAAGTGGCGCTGCAGGCGTTTCGCTCGATCGCCTGGCGCGGACGGCATCTGGTCGTCGGGTTCGCCTCGGGCACGATTCCGGCGCTGGCGTTCAACCTGCCGCTGCTCAAGGGCGGAGCGCTGCTCGGCGTCGATCTCGCCCAGATCCAAAAGCGCGAGCCGGAGACTCACGCCCGCCTGATGGCGCAATTGTTCGACTGGCTGGCATCGGGCAAATTGCAGCCCGTGGTCGGCAAGGTCGTGCCGTTCGAGAATTTCCGCGACGCATTCAAAACCATGCAGTCGCGATCGGCGCTCGGGAAGATGATTGTCAAATTCGGCTGA